A window from Branchiostoma lanceolatum isolate klBraLanc5 chromosome 9, klBraLanc5.hap2, whole genome shotgun sequence encodes these proteins:
- the LOC136441878 gene encoding alpha-N-acetylgalactosaminide alpha-2,6-sialyltransferase 2-like gives MRCSVRRLVLSLSCLVPVVLISLLVPGAVYLRHFGLDQQRKLTFKPGHPSLKRHLSSNDDRASNTDGTDGKLQALLYRGQNEVLPVPRLSPNGPEAAKDIAEKQRKKWKKKDKEEYYQQKRERVQKIMETTVESIPGEDVYGKDTSNLPWKCMSSHRLHDDPNMEWFSSKFVDDIPVLMTSRDLTEAEYNRLKRFPLPYGFDNTPLSDLEKGLTSLPLSEGGALFSDRSGCRRCAVVGNGGSLKGSSAGSDIDGHDFVFRVNRAVTSGYESDVGTRTSFYFFTVNTLLGTLQPSFKEPQFHVPRDRGIKYILTMCNRRDYKLVDTLAWGAPVDAKGIDRLSVEMLSKLHLGSDNIRLLHPDLLRYINNSWLKSKKRRYSVYRPSTGAIAVFTALQTCDQVSLYGFGRTDGQSVHYYDNASYDMTTVVNHDFDMEWRLWRKLDQLGVVRLLP, from the exons ATGCGGTGTAGCGTGCGACGTCTGGTGCTGTCCCTCAGCTGTCTCGTACCCGTCGTACTCATCTCTCTTCTCGTTCCCGGGGCAGTCTACCTCAGACATTTTGGTCTTGACCAACAGAGAAAGCTGACCTTCAAACCAGG GCACCCATCTCTGAAGAGACACTTGAGCTCAAACGATGACAGAGCCAGCAACACCGATGGAACAGACGGGAAATTGCAGGCGCTGTTGTACAGAGGACAGAACGAGGTTTTACCTGTCCCTAGGCTTTCTCCGAATGGCCCCGAAGCAGCAAAGGACATCGcagaaaaacagagaaaaaagtggaagaagaaagacaaagagGAATATTACCAGCAGAAACGTGAAAGAGTGCAGAAGATAATGGAGACCACTGTCGAGTCCATACCAGGGGAGGATGTGTACGGAAAGGACACGTCCAATTTGCCCTGG AAGTGCATGTCGTCACACCGTCTCCATGACGATCCGAACATGGAGTGGTTCTCGAGCAAGTTCGTGGACGACATTCCAgtcctgatgacgtcacgtgacctGACGGAGGCGGAATACAACAGACTGAAGCGTTTTCCACTCCCGTATGGTTTTGACAACACCCCCTTATCTG ATCTAGAAAAAGGGTTGACTTCTCTGCCGTTATCGGAAGGCGGCGCTCTTTTCAGCGATCGGTCGGGTTGCAGACGATGTGCAGTCGTCGGAAATGGCGGGAGTCTGAAGGGCTCCAGTGCAGGCAGCGATATAGACGGACACGACTTCGTCTTTAG GGTGAACCGAGCTGTCACGTCAGGGTACGAGTCAGACGTGGGCACCAGGACGTCCTTTTATTTCTTCACGGTCAACACGCTGTTGGGAACCCTGCAGCCCAGCTTTAAGGAACCACAATTCCACGTGCCAAGGGACCGG GGCATTAAGTATATCCTGACGATGTGCAACAGAAGAGACTACAAGTTAGTGGATACCTTAGCGTGGGGTGCACCAGTTGACGCCAAGGGCATAGACCGATT ATCTGTAGAAATGCTGTCCAAACTCCACCTGGGTAGTGACAACATCAGACTGTTACATCCAGACCTTCTCAGATACATCAATAACAG CTGGCTGAAGTCCAAGAAGAGAAGGTACTCCGTGTACCGCCCCAGTACCGGCGCCATAGCTGTCTTCACCGCGCTGCAGACCTGTGACCAAGTCAGTCTGTACGGCTTCGGCAGGACCGATGGCCAATCCGTCCACTACTACGACAACGCGTCCTACGACATGACCACAGTGGTGAACCACGACTTCGACATGGAGTGGAGACTGTGGAGGAAGCTGGACCAACTGGGCGTGGTCAGACTGTTGCCATAG